The Desulfohalovibrio reitneri genome contains a region encoding:
- a CDS encoding aconitate hydratase, with protein MAENLTRTILAEHLVDGELTPGAEIALRIDQTLTQDATGTMAYLQFEAMGVDRVRTDLSVSYVDHNTLQMGFRNPDDHRYLRSVAAKYGIVFSPPGLGICHQLHLENFAKPGATLIGSDSHTPTAGGIGSLAMGAGGLSVALAMAGEPYRIPCPKVVRVNLTGELTGWASAKDVILHLLGELTVKGGVGRVFEYAGEGVAGLSVPERAVITNMGAELGATTSIFPSDERTREFLRSMGREEDFREMVPAPDAAYDEEITIDLSALEPLAAAPHMPDIRTTIRELDGMKVDQVCIGSCTNSSYSDLKTVANLLAGRKTSDETDLLVSPGSKQVVKMLAGEDLLEPMLDCGARILECACGPCIGMGGSPPSGGVSARTYNRNFEGRSATRDAKIFLVSPATAAMTALRGEFADPATWGEPPLKPELPEHAPSIRHLFAYPPEGGSGVEIRRGPNIVPLEEFDPLPGTIEAEIALKVGDDITTDHILPAGAEITALRSNIPAISRHIFSRVDEGFVERADALDASVVVGGENYGQGSSREHAALAPRHLGVRAVIVKSLARIHRANLVNFGILPLLLADKADYDKLAQGGRLTIPAGEVTPGGEIEAATDSGETVRLVNDLAPSELEVIRAGGLLNHVKQTKQSG; from the coding sequence ATGGCTGAAAACCTCACTCGCACCATACTGGCCGAACACTTGGTGGACGGGGAACTGACCCCGGGGGCGGAAATCGCCCTGCGCATCGACCAGACCCTGACCCAGGACGCCACCGGCACCATGGCCTACCTGCAGTTCGAGGCCATGGGCGTGGACCGCGTGCGCACCGATCTCTCGGTGAGCTACGTGGACCACAATACCCTGCAAATGGGTTTCCGCAATCCCGACGACCACCGCTACCTGCGTAGCGTGGCCGCCAAATACGGCATCGTCTTTTCCCCGCCGGGGCTGGGCATCTGCCACCAGCTGCACCTGGAGAACTTCGCCAAGCCCGGGGCCACCCTCATCGGCTCCGACTCCCACACCCCCACCGCCGGAGGCATCGGCTCCCTGGCCATGGGCGCGGGCGGGCTCTCCGTGGCTCTGGCCATGGCGGGCGAGCCGTACCGCATCCCATGCCCCAAGGTGGTCCGGGTCAACCTCACCGGCGAACTGACCGGCTGGGCCTCGGCCAAGGACGTCATCCTCCACCTGCTCGGCGAGCTGACGGTGAAGGGCGGCGTGGGCCGTGTCTTCGAGTACGCGGGCGAAGGCGTGGCCGGGCTGAGCGTGCCGGAGCGGGCGGTCATCACCAATATGGGCGCTGAGCTTGGGGCCACCACCTCCATCTTCCCTTCCGACGAGCGGACGCGCGAGTTCCTGCGCTCCATGGGCCGCGAGGAGGATTTCCGCGAGATGGTCCCCGCCCCGGACGCGGCCTACGACGAGGAAATCACCATCGACCTCTCCGCCCTGGAGCCCCTGGCGGCCGCGCCGCACATGCCTGACATCCGCACCACCATCCGCGAGCTGGACGGCATGAAGGTTGACCAAGTCTGCATCGGCTCCTGCACCAACTCCTCCTACTCCGACCTCAAGACCGTGGCCAACCTGCTGGCGGGGCGCAAGACGTCCGACGAGACCGACCTGCTCGTCTCCCCCGGCTCCAAACAGGTGGTCAAAATGCTGGCCGGGGAGGACCTGCTGGAGCCCATGCTCGACTGCGGGGCGCGCATTTTGGAATGCGCCTGCGGCCCGTGCATCGGCATGGGGGGCTCCCCGCCGTCCGGCGGGGTCTCGGCCCGCACCTACAACCGCAATTTCGAGGGGCGTTCGGCTACCCGCGACGCCAAGATATTCCTGGTCTCCCCGGCCACCGCGGCCATGACCGCCCTGCGCGGGGAGTTCGCCGATCCGGCCACCTGGGGGGAGCCGCCGCTCAAGCCCGAGCTGCCCGAGCACGCTCCCTCCATCCGCCACCTCTTCGCCTACCCGCCCGAGGGGGGCTCCGGCGTGGAGATCAGGCGCGGTCCCAACATCGTTCCCCTGGAAGAATTCGATCCCCTGCCCGGAACCATCGAGGCGGAGATCGCCCTCAAGGTGGGCGACGACATCACCACCGACCACATCCTGCCAGCCGGGGCGGAGATCACCGCCCTGCGGTCCAACATCCCGGCCATCAGCCGCCACATCTTCTCCCGCGTGGACGAAGGCTTCGTGGAACGCGCCGATGCCCTGGACGCCTCGGTTGTGGTGGGCGGCGAGAACTACGGCCAGGGCTCCAGCCGAGAGCACGCCGCCCTGGCCCCTCGCCACCTGGGCGTGCGGGCCGTCATCGTCAAATCCCTGGCCCGAATCCACCGCGCCAACCTGGTCAACTTCGGCATCCTGCCGCTGCTTCTGGCGGACAAGGCGGATTACGACAAGCTTGCCCAGGGCGGCCGCCTGACCATCCCGGCGGGAGAGGTCACCCCCGGCGGCGAGATCGAGGCCGCCACGGACTCGGGCGAGACCGTGCGGCTGGTCAACGACCTGGCTCCCTCGGAGTTGGAGGTCATCCGGGCCGGCGGCCTGCTGAACCACGTCAAGCAAACCAAACAGAGCGGATAA
- a CDS encoding chorismate mutase, with protein MPDTKRPSRTGKGLSQEVMDLDRRILELLDKRTRLMAKAAQSRRRKKLPLAEAAQERALWSNWAEWARSMNISERLAKKLFVAINSMGYEAAEAGPGRTDPFRLTPPHGPMNLVSPGPSSDAHARCLAVLAASRGQPVSLAPLVFSDGLIELAKGLNQVGGGLGWEHDTLSARATTPVSFDKATVFAGQDMFTFLLLLFQALGQEATGCRFSGGPELKLAELGPLMRFLPEMGARLAPIDRRSPGLPARLEAGGGAPETIDVPDDLPEGSAAALALAAWRFPGGLTIRFSQDAPPARGLSDALRALSVAGIEVKSGPGEVAVSPGQPELPEEPGLTMDPLLCLYPAAMARLRGGRVELSGSWPGDDPEAQGALDLLAACGLPPDTANGLAAVGSSVWTGAATLEPATHRLVPLACVLAAAAPGGAEVVPPPGYEYSGEASRVLHRTGKECEVEGATLRMTPGFSQEPPMQVTAPTAEWALALGVLSLVRPGIALDNPGAASSLWPGFWSFFNRLPAPEGGIFARKPEPEQPKRRRIRIR; from the coding sequence ATGCCCGATACAAAACGCCCCTCCCGCACCGGCAAGGGCCTGAGCCAGGAAGTCATGGACCTGGACAGGCGCATATTGGAACTACTGGACAAGCGCACGCGCCTCATGGCCAAAGCCGCCCAGTCTCGCCGGCGCAAGAAACTCCCGCTGGCTGAGGCCGCACAGGAGCGCGCCCTGTGGTCCAACTGGGCCGAATGGGCCCGTTCCATGAACATTTCCGAACGGCTGGCAAAGAAGCTGTTCGTGGCCATCAACTCCATGGGCTACGAAGCGGCCGAGGCCGGTCCGGGTCGAACAGACCCCTTCAGATTGACGCCGCCCCACGGCCCCATGAACCTGGTCTCGCCCGGCCCGTCCTCGGACGCGCACGCCCGTTGCCTGGCGGTGCTTGCCGCCTCCCGGGGCCAGCCGGTCTCGCTGGCGCCCCTGGTCTTTTCCGACGGCCTCATCGAGTTGGCCAAGGGGTTGAACCAGGTGGGCGGCGGCCTGGGCTGGGAGCACGACACCCTCTCCGCCCGCGCCACGACCCCGGTCTCCTTCGACAAGGCCACGGTCTTCGCCGGGCAGGACATGTTCACCTTCCTGTTGCTGCTCTTCCAGGCCCTGGGCCAGGAGGCCACCGGCTGCCGCTTCTCCGGCGGGCCGGAACTGAAGCTGGCCGAACTGGGGCCGCTGATGCGCTTTCTCCCCGAGATGGGGGCCAGGCTGGCGCCCATCGACCGCCGTTCGCCCGGTCTACCAGCCAGGCTGGAGGCAGGCGGAGGCGCGCCCGAGACGATCGACGTGCCAGACGACCTGCCCGAGGGCAGCGCGGCCGCCCTGGCGTTGGCCGCCTGGCGCTTCCCCGGCGGACTGACCATTCGCTTTTCCCAGGACGCCCCACCCGCCAGGGGGCTCTCCGACGCCCTGCGCGCCCTGAGCGTAGCCGGCATCGAGGTGAAATCCGGCCCCGGCGAGGTGGCCGTTTCCCCCGGACAGCCCGAGCTTCCCGAGGAACCCGGGCTGACCATGGACCCCCTGCTCTGCCTCTACCCCGCGGCCATGGCCCGCCTTCGCGGCGGCCGGGTTGAGCTTTCCGGCTCCTGGCCCGGGGACGACCCCGAGGCGCAAGGCGCGCTGGACCTGCTCGCGGCCTGCGGCCTGCCCCCCGACACGGCCAATGGCCTGGCGGCTGTCGGGTCCTCGGTCTGGACCGGGGCAGCCACGCTGGAGCCCGCCACCCATCGTCTGGTCCCCCTGGCCTGCGTACTGGCAGCGGCCGCTCCAGGGGGGGCCGAGGTCGTGCCGCCCCCGGGCTACGAGTACTCGGGCGAGGCCAGCCGCGTGCTGCACCGCACGGGCAAGGAATGCGAGGTGGAAGGCGCCACCCTGCGCATGACCCCGGGATTCTCCCAGGAGCCGCCCATGCAGGTCACCGCGCCCACAGCGGAGTGGGCCCTGGCCCTGGGCGTTCTGTCCCTGGTCCGGCCCGGCATCGCCCTGGACAACCCCGGCGCGGCTTCATCCCTGTGGCCGGGCTTCTGGAGCTTCTTCAACCGGCTGCCCGCTCCGGAGGGCGGCATCTTCGCCCGCAAGCCCGAGCCGGAGCAGCCCAAACGCCGCCGCATCCGCATCCGCTAG
- a CDS encoding HD domain-containing protein, whose protein sequence is MTKCDARANTKSRDRLTRLADFLFEAGMLRKTPRTGYQFLGTGSENVAEHSFRTALVGFVLARMAGADESKTAMLCLFHDLHEARTGDFNYVNRMYNESRRTRALQDTLSGTGLTEAILPFWEELEEVDTVEARLAQDADQVDLILNLKEQQDLGNPYAVKWIECALERLRTEEGKTLARRIAETDHTDWWFLGPDRSWWERKNGHTPEPDGE, encoded by the coding sequence ATGACCAAGTGCGACGCGCGCGCCAATACCAAGTCTCGGGACCGCCTCACCCGACTGGCCGACTTCCTGTTCGAGGCGGGCATGCTGCGCAAGACCCCGCGCACCGGCTACCAGTTCCTGGGCACCGGCTCGGAGAACGTGGCGGAACACTCCTTTCGCACCGCCCTGGTGGGTTTCGTGCTGGCCCGCATGGCCGGGGCGGACGAGTCCAAAACAGCCATGCTCTGCCTCTTCCACGACCTGCACGAAGCGCGCACCGGCGACTTCAACTACGTCAACCGCATGTACAACGAGTCCCGCCGCACCCGGGCTCTGCAAGATACCCTGTCCGGCACCGGCCTCACCGAGGCCATCCTGCCTTTTTGGGAGGAGCTGGAGGAGGTGGACACGGTGGAGGCTCGGCTCGCCCAGGACGCCGACCAGGTGGATCTCATCCTCAACCTCAAGGAGCAGCAGGACCTGGGCAACCCCTACGCTGTGAAGTGGATCGAATGCGCCCTGGAACGGTTGCGAACCGAGGAGGGCAAAACCCTGGCCAGGCGCATCGCCGAGACCGACCACACCGACTGGTGGTTCCTGGGGCCTGATCGGTCCTGGTGGGAGCGGAAGAACGGACACACTCCCGAGCCGGACGGGGAGTAG
- the sat gene encoding sulfate adenylyltransferase encodes MSNLVPPHGGKGLVECLLAGAELEAETKKAQGLKAIEISDRAKGDVIMMGIGGFSPLSGFMSKADWKSVCESYTLADGTFWPVPVCLDTNDEDVKEGDEIALKGKDGVIYATMLVEEKFEMTDENKRWECDLVFKGNGEDSEKFWEIAEDEHIGVKYVMAQGKYNLAGPVKVISEGDYATRFPGVYMTPAQMRAEMEKRGWSNVAALQLRNPMHRSHEYLAKIAVEVCDGVVIHSLIGNLKPGDIPGDVRIRCIQTLIDGYFVKDNVINAGYPLDMRYAGPREALLHATFRQNYGINKMLIGRDHAGVGDFYTLFEAQEIFEKIPYVNEECPEPGKALKCEPMKIDWTFYCHKCDGMASMKTCPHTKEDRVILSGTKLRKALSEGESIPDHFGREEVLDILREYYEGLTEKVEVKMQKAASGDSMK; translated from the coding sequence ATGTCGAATCTCGTACCCCCTCATGGCGGTAAGGGCCTGGTCGAGTGCCTGCTCGCCGGCGCCGAGCTCGAGGCCGAGACCAAGAAGGCCCAGGGCCTCAAGGCCATCGAAATTTCCGACCGCGCCAAGGGCGACGTCATCATGATGGGCATCGGCGGCTTCTCGCCGCTGAGCGGCTTCATGAGCAAGGCCGACTGGAAGAGCGTCTGCGAGAGCTACACCCTGGCCGACGGCACCTTCTGGCCCGTGCCCGTGTGCCTGGACACCAATGACGAGGACGTCAAGGAAGGCGACGAGATCGCCCTGAAGGGCAAGGACGGCGTCATCTACGCCACCATGCTGGTGGAAGAGAAGTTCGAGATGACCGACGAGAACAAGCGCTGGGAGTGCGACCTTGTCTTCAAGGGCAACGGCGAGGACTCCGAGAAGTTCTGGGAGATCGCCGAGGACGAGCACATCGGCGTGAAGTACGTCATGGCCCAGGGCAAGTACAACCTGGCCGGCCCGGTCAAGGTCATCTCCGAGGGCGACTACGCCACCCGCTTCCCCGGCGTCTACATGACCCCCGCCCAGATGCGCGCCGAGATGGAAAAGCGCGGCTGGTCCAACGTGGCCGCCCTGCAGCTGCGCAACCCCATGCACCGCTCTCACGAGTACCTGGCCAAGATCGCCGTGGAAGTCTGCGACGGCGTGGTCATCCACTCCCTCATCGGCAACCTCAAGCCCGGCGACATCCCCGGCGACGTCCGCATCCGCTGCATCCAGACGCTGATCGACGGCTACTTCGTCAAGGACAACGTCATCAACGCCGGCTACCCCCTGGACATGCGCTACGCCGGTCCCCGCGAGGCCCTGCTGCATGCCACCTTCCGCCAGAACTACGGCATCAACAAGATGCTCATCGGCCGTGACCACGCCGGTGTGGGCGACTTCTACACCCTCTTCGAGGCCCAGGAGATCTTCGAGAAGATCCCCTACGTCAACGAAGAGTGCCCCGAGCCGGGCAAGGCGCTCAAGTGCGAGCCCATGAAGATCGACTGGACCTTCTACTGCCACAAGTGCGACGGCATGGCTTCCATGAAGACCTGCCCCCACACCAAGGAAGACCGCGTCATCCTGTCCGGCACCAAGCTGCGCAAGGCCCTGTCCGAGGGCGAGTCCATCCCCGACCACTTCGGCCGCGAAGAGGTCCTGGACATCCTGCGCGAGTACTACGAGGGCCTGACCGAGAAGGTCGAGGTCAAGATGCAGAAGGCCGCCTCCGGCGACTCCATGAAGTAA
- a CDS encoding metallophosphoesterase family protein: MRLAVISDTHLESPTPWFERVFHRYLEGVDVLIHCGDVTGVDVIDWLRAVHPDVRAVSGNMCEYRVSCDLPPMLRTEAGGWKIGVTHGWGPRSQVPRKVYEAFGEGVDLICFGHTHQFTWVRMGDTWLLNPGSLRRDGGSMALVEEEGGQLRARHVVPD; the protein is encoded by the coding sequence ATGCGGCTGGCCGTCATCTCCGACACCCATCTGGAATCTCCCACGCCCTGGTTTGAGCGTGTCTTTCACCGCTATCTGGAAGGCGTGGACGTGCTCATCCATTGCGGCGACGTCACCGGCGTGGACGTCATCGACTGGCTGCGGGCCGTGCACCCGGACGTGCGTGCCGTGAGCGGCAACATGTGCGAGTACCGGGTGAGTTGCGACCTGCCGCCCATGCTGCGGACCGAGGCGGGCGGCTGGAAGATCGGCGTAACCCACGGCTGGGGGCCGCGCTCGCAGGTTCCGCGCAAAGTCTACGAGGCCTTCGGCGAGGGGGTCGACCTGATCTGCTTCGGCCACACCCATCAGTTCACCTGGGTGCGCATGGGCGATACCTGGCTGCTCAACCCCGGCAGCCTGCGCCGCGACGGCGGCTCCATGGCTCTGGTGGAGGAGGAGGGCGGCCAACTGCGCGCCCGCCATGTGGTTCCGGACTAG
- a CDS encoding peptidylprolyl isomerase, with protein sequence MLEVIRRNAQSWGVKLLFGIIVLVFVFWGVGSFTDSNSNVVAYVNETPITLDEYRQHYEQRLEQVRRQMPEADEETLRQMGFRRQVLNELVDEKLLRQKASEYGLRVPDAEVQQAIAEIPAFRDQNGRFDREIYKKLILSQGMTPAQFEAGYRSSILMQTMTDYLVTPAVVTDEEAREIFRYAREEARADYVLFPPGEYMESVKVEEKDVQAAYEEQRERFTVPAQAEIAYLEFTPEALADPADVTEEEARRAYENNPDAYTRQARVKARHILLRAPDDASGEKAEQAEARLEEIAARIDSAEEFAAAAKEYSEGPSAPSGGDLGWFPRGSMVESFEKAAFDAEPGSLVGPVRTQFGYHLIWVEDRQEAGVLPFEEAELDVRQNVARDKAAGKVTDLLDEAIARVAAGESLEQVAETLGIGLRHAGPFPQNQGPSRPSLSQEAVQRLSTLTPGDTLDEPLSIEGGYTLVQLTSQTPSKVRPLEEVRETIVTELKRKEAMVLAEEEAASVAAALHDPQKRERAMERIQDRIKTTEAFTRQGFIPGLGMNERFAAAVFVAEEGDWLDEPYLSERGAFIARLSERTPPTDAEWAEAKQSFIQQLKQSKRQQLYQGFMSELRGEATIEIANKRVLGE encoded by the coding sequence ATGCTGGAAGTCATTCGCCGCAACGCCCAGAGCTGGGGCGTCAAGCTCCTCTTCGGCATCATCGTCCTGGTCTTCGTCTTCTGGGGCGTGGGCTCCTTCACCGACTCCAACTCCAACGTGGTGGCCTACGTCAACGAGACGCCCATCACCCTGGACGAGTACAGGCAGCATTACGAGCAAAGGCTGGAGCAGGTGCGCCGGCAAATGCCCGAGGCGGACGAGGAGACCCTGCGCCAGATGGGCTTCCGCCGCCAGGTGCTCAACGAGCTGGTGGACGAGAAGCTGCTTCGCCAGAAGGCCAGCGAATACGGCCTGCGCGTGCCCGACGCCGAGGTACAGCAGGCCATCGCCGAAATCCCGGCCTTCAGGGACCAAAACGGTCGGTTCGACCGCGAAATCTACAAGAAGCTGATCCTTTCCCAGGGCATGACTCCGGCCCAATTCGAGGCCGGATACCGGTCCTCCATCCTCATGCAGACCATGACCGACTATCTGGTCACCCCGGCGGTGGTCACGGACGAGGAGGCCAGGGAGATATTCCGCTACGCCCGCGAGGAAGCCCGTGCCGACTACGTCCTTTTCCCGCCCGGGGAATACATGGAGTCCGTGAAGGTCGAGGAGAAAGACGTCCAGGCCGCCTACGAGGAACAGCGGGAGCGCTTCACCGTGCCCGCCCAGGCGGAGATCGCCTACCTGGAGTTCACTCCCGAGGCGCTGGCCGACCCGGCCGACGTGACCGAGGAGGAGGCCCGCCGGGCCTACGAGAACAACCCCGACGCCTACACCCGCCAAGCCCGGGTCAAGGCCCGCCACATCCTGCTTCGTGCGCCGGACGACGCCTCCGGTGAAAAGGCCGAGCAGGCCGAGGCCAGGCTTGAGGAAATCGCCGCGAGGATCGACTCCGCCGAGGAGTTCGCGGCCGCGGCCAAGGAATACTCCGAAGGCCCCAGCGCCCCGTCCGGCGGCGACCTGGGCTGGTTCCCCCGGGGCTCCATGGTGGAGTCCTTTGAGAAGGCCGCCTTCGACGCCGAACCCGGTTCCCTGGTTGGCCCGGTGCGCACCCAGTTCGGCTACCACCTCATCTGGGTGGAGGACAGGCAGGAGGCCGGCGTGCTTCCCTTTGAGGAAGCGGAGCTTGACGTGCGGCAGAACGTGGCCCGCGACAAAGCCGCTGGCAAAGTAACAGACCTGCTGGACGAAGCCATCGCCCGCGTGGCCGCCGGCGAGAGCCTGGAGCAGGTGGCCGAAACCCTGGGGATAGGCCTGCGCCACGCCGGACCTTTCCCGCAGAACCAGGGCCCTTCGCGGCCTTCACTCTCCCAGGAGGCGGTGCAGCGACTGTCCACCCTCACCCCCGGCGACACCCTGGACGAGCCCCTGTCCATTGAAGGCGGCTACACCCTGGTGCAGCTCACCTCCCAAACGCCGTCCAAGGTGCGGCCCCTGGAGGAAGTGCGGGAAACCATCGTCACCGAGCTCAAGCGAAAGGAAGCCATGGTGCTGGCCGAGGAGGAGGCCGCCTCCGTGGCAGCCGCCCTGCACGACCCGCAGAAGCGGGAGCGGGCCATGGAGCGCATCCAGGACCGCATCAAGACCACCGAGGCCTTCACCCGCCAGGGCTTCATCCCCGGCCTGGGCATGAACGAGCGTTTCGCCGCAGCCGTTTTCGTGGCCGAAGAGGGTGATTGGCTGGACGAGCCCTACCTCTCCGAGCGTGGCGCCTTCATCGCCCGCCTGTCCGAGCGCACCCCGCCCACGGACGCGGAGTGGGCCGAGGCCAAGCAGTCCTTCATTCAGCAGCTGAAGCAAAGCAAGCGCCAGCAGCTCTACCAGGGCTTCATGTCCGAACTGCGCGGGGAAGCCACCATTGAGATCGCCAACAAGCGGGTGCTGGGCGAATAG
- the aprB gene encoding adenylyl-sulfate reductase subunit beta, with translation MPTYVDPSKCDGCKGGEKTACMYICPNDLMILDPDQMLAFNQEPEACWECYSCVKICPQGAITARPYADFAPMGGTSIPMRSAEDIMWTVKFRNGNVKRFKFPIRTTPEGSIKPYEGKPEVGDLEDELLFTETELAKPKEVLGKKLEVTELETDQCWQDMVCEPGTANR, from the coding sequence ATGCCTACCTATGTCGATCCGTCCAAGTGCGATGGCTGCAAGGGCGGCGAAAAGACCGCCTGCATGTACATCTGCCCCAACGACCTCATGATCCTGGATCCAGATCAGATGCTGGCGTTCAACCAGGAACCCGAGGCTTGCTGGGAGTGCTACTCCTGCGTGAAAATCTGCCCCCAGGGCGCCATCACCGCCCGTCCCTACGCCGACTTCGCCCCCATGGGCGGCACGTCCATCCCCATGCGTTCGGCCGAAGACATCATGTGGACCGTCAAGTTCCGCAACGGCAACGTGAAGCGCTTCAAGTTCCCCATCCGGACCACCCCGGAAGGTTCCATCAAGCCGTACGAAGGCAAGCCCGAAGTGGGCGACCTGGAAGACGAGCTGCTCTTCACCGAGACCGAGCTGGCCAAGCCCAAGGAAGTGCTGGGCAAGAAGCTCGAGGTGACCGAGCTGGAAACCGACCAGTGCTGGCAGGACATGGTCTGCGAGCCCGGCACCGCCAACCGCTAG
- a CDS encoding DUF481 domain-containing protein, producing MPIRIAALLAAVLVLTPFAARADTLLMANGDRLTGALVRMEKGKLLFETEYAGEVSVSWDKVERLETDKPVAVYGKDDSEWQASSISPGENVVSVATDPDAWRVKGRLGAGWDKANGNTETESVHGEGEITARKGDNRYKGYGEHNWAADSGSTIESNWLLRTSYDRFLSKRFFIGASGSAEADHEADLERRLALGGHAGYVILDSGRWNWEMQGGPAYIWENYQNGKADEEFPAGQASSEFSFWIWPGRAQLFQVSHGFVSFKESEEAVAQTRQGIRFPLGNGFDLSFRYDYDWRNDPPPEQTRWDERYYLTLGWSFGGL from the coding sequence ATGCCGATCCGTATCGCCGCCCTGCTGGCGGCCGTTCTCGTTCTGACCCCCTTCGCCGCCCGGGCGGACACCCTGCTCATGGCCAACGGCGACCGCTTGACCGGCGCGCTGGTGCGCATGGAGAAGGGCAAGCTGCTTTTCGAAACGGAGTATGCCGGAGAGGTCTCGGTTTCCTGGGACAAGGTGGAGCGGCTGGAGACGGACAAGCCTGTGGCCGTGTACGGCAAGGACGACAGCGAATGGCAGGCCTCCAGCATATCGCCAGGCGAGAACGTGGTCTCGGTGGCCACCGACCCGGACGCCTGGCGGGTGAAGGGCCGCCTGGGCGCGGGCTGGGACAAGGCCAACGGCAACACCGAGACCGAGTCCGTGCATGGGGAGGGCGAAATCACCGCCCGCAAGGGCGACAACCGCTACAAGGGCTACGGCGAGCACAACTGGGCCGCCGACTCCGGCTCCACCATCGAGTCCAACTGGCTGCTGCGGACCAGCTACGACCGCTTCCTGAGCAAACGCTTCTTCATCGGCGCCAGCGGCTCGGCCGAGGCGGACCACGAGGCGGACCTGGAGCGTCGCCTGGCCCTGGGCGGCCACGCCGGTTACGTCATCCTGGATTCCGGCCGCTGGAATTGGGAGATGCAGGGCGGTCCGGCCTACATCTGGGAGAACTACCAGAACGGCAAGGCGGACGAGGAGTTTCCCGCGGGCCAGGCCAGCAGCGAGTTCTCCTTCTGGATATGGCCCGGCCGTGCGCAGCTCTTCCAGGTCTCCCACGGCTTCGTTTCCTTCAAGGAGAGCGAGGAGGCCGTGGCCCAGACCAGGCAGGGCATCCGCTTCCCCCTGGGCAACGGCTTCGACCTGTCCTTCCGCTACGACTACGACTGGCGCAACGATCCGCCCCCGGAGCAGACCCGTTGGGACGAGCGCTATTACCTGACCCTGGGGTGGTCCTTCGGCGGGCTGTAG
- the argJ gene encoding bifunctional glutamate N-acetyltransferase/amino-acid acetyltransferase ArgJ has translation MVPSPKGFRFAAAKAGFKHEGRYDLGLILAERPASAGGVFTTNLFKAAPVQQCIETLCTLRESRALLVNSGQANACTGDEGRVNCRLTLEMAAELAGCELVEVLPASTGVIGQHLKLDKWRAALPRLKESLGEVGPVEVAKAIMTTDSFPKLAWRSLSVNGQEVRILGLAKGAGMICPNMATMLGFVLTDARVEPEAWRRMVSRAADRSFNRVTVDGDTSTNDCLIGLAGGASGVSLDENDEAFMDALEDVCQSLAYMIVEDAEGGTKVMRVTVVGAGDNSQAEWAARAVGNSPLVKTALFGRDANWGRIVAALGRSGAQFDPDRVSVAIGGITIFDRGRPMDGDLDAVLAPLMRKQDVHINVSLGDGPGEYMLLASDLTHEYVSINADYRT, from the coding sequence ATGGTACCAAGCCCCAAGGGGTTCCGCTTCGCGGCAGCCAAGGCCGGGTTCAAGCACGAGGGCCGCTACGACCTGGGACTGATCCTGGCGGAGCGGCCAGCTTCGGCCGGAGGCGTGTTCACCACCAATCTTTTCAAGGCCGCGCCGGTGCAGCAGTGCATCGAAACGCTGTGCACCCTGCGCGAATCCCGCGCCCTGCTGGTCAACTCCGGCCAGGCCAACGCCTGCACCGGGGACGAGGGCCGGGTGAACTGCCGCCTGACCCTGGAGATGGCCGCCGAGCTGGCCGGGTGCGAGCTGGTGGAGGTGCTGCCCGCCTCCACCGGGGTCATCGGCCAGCACCTCAAGCTGGACAAGTGGCGGGCGGCCTTGCCGCGGCTCAAGGAATCCCTGGGCGAGGTCGGGCCGGTGGAGGTGGCCAAGGCCATCATGACCACCGATTCCTTCCCCAAGCTGGCCTGGCGGTCGCTCTCCGTGAACGGCCAAGAGGTGCGCATCCTGGGGCTGGCCAAGGGCGCGGGCATGATCTGCCCCAACATGGCCACCATGCTGGGCTTCGTGCTCACCGACGCCCGGGTGGAGCCGGAAGCCTGGCGGCGCATGGTCTCGCGCGCGGCCGACCGCAGCTTCAACCGCGTCACAGTGGACGGCGACACCTCCACCAACGACTGCCTCATCGGCTTGGCCGGCGGGGCTTCCGGGGTGAGCCTGGACGAGAACGACGAAGCCTTCATGGATGCCCTGGAGGACGTCTGCCAGTCCCTGGCCTACATGATCGTGGAGGACGCCGAGGGCGGCACCAAGGTCATGCGCGTGACCGTGGTGGGCGCCGGGGACAACTCACAGGCGGAGTGGGCCGCCCGCGCCGTGGGCAACTCCCCCTTGGTCAAGACCGCGCTCTTCGGCCGCGACGCCAACTGGGGCCGCATCGTGGCCGCCCTGGGCCGCAGCGGGGCGCAGTTCGATCCGGACCGCGTCTCAGTGGCCATCGGCGGCATCACCATTTTCGACCGGGGCCGCCCCATGGACGGCGACCTGGACGCCGTGCTGGCCCCGCTCATGCGCAAGCAGGACGTGCACATCAACGTCTCCCTGGGCGACGGCCCGGGCGAGTACATGCTGCTTGCCTCGGACCTGACCCACGAATACGTCTCCATCAACGCCGACTACCGGACCTGA